One window of Methanorbis furvi genomic DNA carries:
- a CDS encoding lysophospholipid acyltransferase family protein, with protein MSNVLKYHLWHVIVYKTARLCIIPVVRLGLSYRYEKCVQKSSTALIFCNHTTLWDHLLIGAACPKHMYFVAGEHLFRKRWLRILANGTVKPIIRRKGVPATEVVEKIKTTLAEGANVWMSPEGVRSINGETAFISPATGKLVKESGAGLVTYRIHGGYLRSPRWAAVKRKGPMHGEMVAEYTRDQLAEMSVDEVNAAIRRDLYVNAFDDQKIRPAVYHGERLAEDLETVLYVCPHCCGIAKLHSKDDLFSCDCGFAVRYNEYGLFENACEYAMPFDNIADWDKWQRRYLQDQIPAFLETTSVEPIVSDADQRLYKIKDGETEHLATGRFALFTDRFEFGEGDEVRIFLFEEIAGFAFSLQMKILFSCKNGTYFEVQSDYPRSAIKYMVLYRYLTGKPCY; from the coding sequence GTGAGCAACGTTTTGAAATATCATCTCTGGCATGTAATCGTCTATAAAACAGCCAGACTCTGCATAATTCCGGTCGTCCGGCTCGGTCTCTCTTATCGATACGAAAAGTGTGTGCAAAAAAGCAGCACTGCACTGATCTTCTGCAATCACACAACACTCTGGGATCATCTGCTGATCGGTGCTGCATGTCCGAAACACATGTACTTTGTTGCCGGCGAACATCTGTTTCGCAAACGCTGGCTCAGAATTCTGGCAAACGGCACAGTGAAGCCGATCATCAGACGAAAAGGTGTTCCGGCAACCGAGGTCGTCGAAAAGATCAAGACCACACTTGCCGAAGGAGCAAATGTCTGGATGTCTCCTGAAGGTGTTCGTTCCATCAATGGCGAGACCGCATTCATCTCGCCTGCGACAGGAAAACTGGTGAAGGAGAGCGGGGCAGGACTTGTGACCTACCGGATTCACGGCGGTTATCTCCGCAGTCCGAGATGGGCTGCGGTCAAGCGAAAAGGTCCGATGCACGGCGAGATGGTTGCCGAGTACACTAGAGACCAGCTTGCAGAGATGAGTGTTGATGAGGTGAATGCGGCGATTCGTCGTGATCTCTATGTCAACGCGTTCGATGATCAAAAGATCCGTCCGGCAGTTTACCATGGCGAGCGGCTTGCCGAGGATCTGGAGACGGTGCTGTATGTCTGCCCGCACTGTTGCGGGATCGCGAAACTCCACAGCAAAGATGATCTTTTTTCCTGCGACTGCGGGTTTGCGGTCCGGTACAATGAGTACGGTCTGTTTGAAAACGCCTGCGAGTATGCTATGCCGTTTGATAACATCGCTGACTGGGACAAGTGGCAGAGAAGGTATCTGCAGGATCAGATTCCGGCATTCTTAGAGACAACGTCCGTTGAGCCAATCGTCTCGGATGCTGATCAACGTCTGTACAAGATCAAGGATGGAGAAACAGAGCATCTTGCGACCGGCCGGTTTGCTCTGTTCACGGACAGGTTTGAGTTCGGCGAGGGTGATGAGGTACGGATATTTTTGTTTGAGGAGATTGCAGGATTCGCATTTTCCTTACAGATGAAGATCTTATTTTCCTGCAAAAACGGAACCTATTTTGAAGTGCAGTCCGATTATCCGCGTTCGGCGATAAAATACATGGTGCTGTACCGGTATCTGACCGGCAAGCCCTGTTATTAA